The genome window GCAGCCTGTTTCTGACCGCACTGGCCGCCGTTCCACACGGTCTTTGGGCACTCCAGAAGATCCCCTTCCTCTCCGGAACATTCCACCACCTGCCAGTGCACCGCGGAGAAGCCCAGCCGTGAGAGAGCACTCGCTCGTGCCATCCCCTTCAAGCTGCACAAAAGAGGGATTaacagaaagggaaaaaaacagaggaAGACTCTGAAAAGACAAGGAAgaacatctctctttctctcttttacttTGATAGAACAGTAGAGTCTTTTGAGCCCAGGACACGTCCCAACTGCATCTTCTTCCCTGAACTCTAAATAACCCAAAAGCACCTACAGCACAGCCCAGAAGTTCTCAGTAGCCTCTACTGCCCCACACAATACTCAGCCATGTGTGTTCTTTATTGtctatgcaagccatttctcCTTAATGGACCCACGGGATTATTGGACCTAAAAATGTTTCCATCCAAACAATGTTTTCCATATCACTCTAAATGcagactctccctctctctctccctctctctttctctctgtttgtgtgtgtgtgttctgcgtgtgtgtgtgtgtatatgtgtgtatgtgtgtgtgtgtgtgtgtgagagagagagagagagagagagagagtgcttaaGCACATGTGagctccaatgtgtgtgtgcactgtggaaCATTTGATTTGCTGTGAGAGCGCAGGTCTCTGATctttgacacgcacacacatctatCTCCTGATGACAGTCCTCCGGCCCCGAGGTCATTACTGAGCATGCTCCAACTGAGGTCTCGGAAAGGTCTGATGGATCATGTGACAGCCTGACAGCTATCACTTTTGGACAGCCTGCAATTAtgccatagaaacacacacacccacagaaacaccccccaacccccccaccccacccccccacacacacacacagacacagacagacatgcacacacacacacacacacacacatacacacacacacacacatacacacacacacacacacacacacacagacataaacacatacacagacatcacTGTAGGTGAttcaacacagaaacacatatgtGTCATACACTCAGGGCAGCTTTTgctccccacagacacacaaacactactcTCACTTCTCAGTTCTACACACACTTGTCAGTCTAACATGTGTTCTACCGCAGAGGGGTTGGAAATTAACCTTTGACCCCAGAGTCAAATACCTTCAAGTAAATgacatctcttcctctcttttacagacacacatacacacgcacgtccatacgcacacacagctgtcacattctcacacacacacaggggcatgaGATTATTGGACTCACAATGGTTGTTTTGTGAAGTGGGCTGAAATGTATGGGCAACATGTGGCCTCAGGAATTCATCTCTTTACTTCCCAACTCTTCAGCAATATCCAaaggcacacccacacacattggGTTGGTGAGCCTGAGTGTTTTCAGTCATCTCTAAGTGATGTGAACGGCGTAAACTGATGAGAGAAAGCTGTTAGGTCTGACTCAGTCATGCCTATAAGACCCACATGATCACATGATGCGCGAACACTGGAAAAAACACTTTCTTTCTCACCCTTTCTCAATTCCTGTCTCTGTGACTTTTTTCCcccgcatgcatgtgtgtatgtgtcggtccgagtgtgtgtgtgtgtgtgtgtgtgtgtgtgtgtgtgtgtgtgtgtgtgtgtgtgtgtgtgtgtgtgtgagagagtgtgcgcgtgtgtgtatgtgttgaatATCCTACCCCTGGCCCAGCTGTTTGCAGACCACGGATGCATCCCGGTCATCCCAGCTGTTGCTGCAGATGGAACCCCACACTCCATTCAGATACACCTCCACTGCACCCTCCAGACGAGACCTGCCTCCCTGCAGACGCACTGAGCCtgtagcacacatacacacacacacacacacacacatacacacacacacacacacacacacacacacacacacacacacacacacacacacacacacacacacacacacacacacacagcatcatgtGCATTTCATAAACTGTCTTTTTGACCGACTTTTTGAAGATGGTCTATTTGACCAAGTCTATTTCAAtctgaatgagagagtgaagcagagaaagagatattATTAATGAACATAGTGCTCTGCTGGTGAGAAATGCCCCTGTTTTCAAACTGTCACAGTGGACTTATAGACACTTCATGTCTCTGTACTGGAACGAATGACAATAGTGAAAAGCAAATATAGAGAGGGTTTCGTCAAGGAGGTTACCTGATAACTCATTTTTCAGAGTACTTTGCTTTAGTAATCAACTATATTGTATGTACTATACTGtactctctaactctctccccactctctctctctatgtgtgtgtgtgtgtgtgtgtgtgtgagagagacaggtttCAAGGGAGAATTTTAGGCGTCCTGGGTCAAAAATgcctacacttacacacattctttctttctttctttgtctctttctttctttctttatttcttactttctctctcaattCTGTTACCCATGTCTCTTTCCAGTCACCAGGTCATCTTAATGCATACAATCTTAACATCCTAATAAGAATATTCTGTATACATTAATTTCAGAATACACAAATCATGAATTTGTGTATTCTGAATATTATATCTTTCAGCAGAACAAATGAAAGATATAATATTGCCACCTAAACGACCAAAAATCAATAGTCACACAacaatataatatgtgtgttttaataatagaatataatataatataatataatataatacaatacaatataatataatataatataatataatataatataatataatataaaataaacgtgcaaTTTGTGAGTTTTGAGCTTATGTTGACCTTGCATTTGAGGAGACGGAAACACAGCCTGCACTTTAAAGACAGCCATTGCTGTGATCTTGCTGAGCAGGCAATAACTATGTATCCTCCTTACACTACCAGTTGATCGCGCTAAAAATACCCGGTCCCGTCCGCAAGCGTCTGCTTATCTCAGTATGTATGCCATTTGGTTGGAGGGATTCAAACTGAAACTGGGTTCACAatcccccttcctctcctgctATTTGGATCACCGACCACCTGATTCCTTCAGTGAAACCATTCTGGCAGATTTAGTCTGTGTGATCAGACAAGATTATCATTTCTTTAAAAGCATGTCTTCAGGCACGGACAATTCATTCAGTGGAATTCTGTAGGCTATTCGGGCCTAAACCATTTGTGCTTCGACATCAACGTGCTTCTGACTGACTTTAGTGTAGCATATGtgcttgtagcctatgtttgTCTGCTGGTTTGAAAGGAAACTTCCTCACTTGGGCCGCTGGTTAATTATTATGCATTCCTTCACCTCAGACTTACCTCAGTAAGCTAAGGTCAGATGTGTCTGAACTTGTCATGTGCGTTCTATCTGTCGGACACAGGATGCAGGGCATGATGCAGGACTTCTAGTTTCGTTTATAGTGGGGTTTAGTTTAACTATCAGGTCAATTATATGACTGTACCTTTTCTTACCTTGTTTACAATCGCAGTAGCCCCAGTCTATTCTTCCTCTGTCGTTTCTGAAGAAGCACCATGGTCGGATTCTGCCGTCTGGGTTCCGGCAGAAAGTGTGGTCCCCAAGACCTTTGCCCGGATACCGACTGATAACTCCGGGTACCTCGCTCCAGTTCATGCATTTTCCTCCAGACTCGGTAACATCCACGGAGCCCTGGTAGAATCCGGTCTTCCCTCTGCTGTGAATGCAGTCATTGAACGGCTGGATAAACGAGGAAGCGTCGCTGCACAGAGATCCCAATATGGAGAAAGTAAACAGCGAATAGACAGCGGCGACAAACCGGGGATTCATGTTAGCCCACTTCATCATCCGGTGGCCATCCCTTGCAGATGCCAgttggagcacacacacagtggcggaATCCCGCGACTTCCCTTATGTCTGTATATTAAACCAAATGGAGCGTGAACAGTATTGTTGTCCGCTTGGCGGCGTAGAAGATCAATGGAGAAAGCCCCCGGGTAGCCCGGGGCGATACGTCTCATGCAAGCTGATCATGTCCCGTGAGACCAAAGTTTCTCTGAAGCGCGCGCACCCTCCCAAAATGCAAATACGTGTGTGGTTTGGCTGATTGTGAACAAcaggatctttttttttttgacgaccAAAAGTCAGGTTATTCTGAAAGCAAATTCCAAACCCATCATCATGTGCGTTCATATAGCCTAATTTTGTAAACGAAATATTAAGGAAAGAAACAACATGTCTCAAGGAGGTTTTCTTCTCTAAATATAGCCTTCACGATACTGTAATGATAAACATTGTATGTCCAACCCAACCATCACTAGATGcagcttttcttttttcattctttctttttttattattattcagccTACAAGCTGAAATATTGTGAAACACATGCAGTCATTTCAGATTACTTCATTGTAGTGGTAGACCATGTTTTAAAATTACCACATGTATGAAGTTTGTGCAAACCTGATTGACAATTTATATAATCACATCACTGATATCATTATCATGTCCCCATGAGTCAtgaccagatagatagatactttattgatccccaaggggaaattcaagaccatATCACCTGAATCCCAGTTTTTGTTACATTATGCCAGTTCTTTGTCATGTTCTACAagacattaaaatgtatttatccAACTCACCATAATTTAATGCTAGAAtgtagatcagtggttcttacACTTTTTGTCTGGGgaccagggccggagtggggacacttttcagcccgggagtttcaggcccaagaccggcccacttttttagtggtggtggaaattggataaataaggcaacatttcagctcttactatcctgtagtttttattataggctaatattccacaaggataggttgataagttaacaaaaacaggaaggaagaaataaagcatttgaaatgtatcccacaattccactaagaggcatattgaactactgtattgtttacatgttttttttctgcatgggtcagctatcatgttgttgtttggtgatttgctcctttactacacccacttctgagcaaacaagccatataggttgatcatgtagcctactgctgtcatagcctactgttctttcttccataaaataactttaattcatatggttaactctattatcctttctacttgtccctatagtcatagttaatttcgggctcatcattttcagcgggggactggctgatctgctgctcaggctacttttgtttttaggcctataggctactgcatacacagatcaagcttgagttttgttatcaatatttgcataatattggatgataccaaaatgctaatattttaattcatttaatatgttacttgcgaataggttgacaacgctacaacgtccagtaggttattagcccaattacgccattataatcatggctatctctctttaccagttgccacttatgtctatcctcttcaaaaaaaattggaagcatggcacatttggcagcaattccctccaatacttttcgtcttttttacCAGGCCTTTTCAGTCCTTCATGgcatctttctaccatccatcctccctgacgcttatcactacggtagggccggcccggctggTATCTGAGAAACCATTTaggaaagacgggctatatggacccaaccaattaactcttcttgggagtggagaacaacccatgcagaggctgtgGTGTTAGGCAGAGAatgcgaacgtgtgtagccaactttaagagaagatagattaacgtgacaaatgccaatatttttccctcgaccggcccaaaagtgaagcggcccaccgggaattctcccgattctcccgattacccactgctggcgaccccccaaaaaacatgggccaagtctcacgccccccttctctctaattGGCGGAATTTGGTTTTGAAATGTTGCGATATGGGCATTGTAAGCAaaggcagaaaatgtcttctctcataggtaggctGTGTAAACACCAGaggcattatgtcaatggcagcctttgactaaaaacctttaGGAAAAACGTCTTTAATCCAAATCATTTGGCGACCCCTCCAAAACTTTTGGcgacccccagtttaagaaccactgatgtagacTACCCACATAACAGCTTTCTTGAAATGCAATACTGCCACCTAGTGTGTAATGCATTGGATACGTTTGAACTCAGCCACAGTGAGCTGCACTGGCCCAGATTGCTTAGTGAAGAGCACATGGTACAGCAGGGGTTGGACTCAAGCTGGCCCAGTGGTCATTGCCAGGGTCATGGCCAGGGATCACTGTGCTTCTGTAATCATCAGGGACTCTACAGATTGGGAGCGGCCAAGCCAGAACTGTTTGCACCAAAATCCTGTGTAATCACGTCATGTTGATGACAAGCAACATGATCAGATATTTTGTATGGACTCGTCACTGGACCCAGATCCTTACCAAGTATTTAAagtagtaagtaagtaagtaaagtaaGATACTACAGGaagtcataattgatagaatgGCTGATAAATGAGAATTGATAGAATGGCTGTGTTGTCATATAGACCTATACCTGTTTTTCAGAGATTTCAGAGTAGCCTCATCAGCTCCATGGCTCTGTGATGAAGTACCCCTCAGTCCAGCGTGGCCCTTCTCTCCTGGCTGAGGAGCAGCACACTGCTGCTAGGCAACCCAGCAGTCCACTCCTCCTGGTCCCAGGCCTCCACTTACTGTATGCCGCAAGCTCAAAGACATGCAAATGGGGCTCTTTGTAGTAGTGGGAGAGCAGCCCAGCTGCAGCCTCTGATGTTTTTACCATGTTCACACAAGCGGCCATATGCTGCTGCTTCTTTCCGCTCATAGAAACGAGATTTGGCATGTGTACGCAGACGCCATGAAAAGTGTACGTTCATAGGATACTGTGAATTCAGAGAGCAAATGACCATGTTctaaaaacataaaatactacAAAGCAAAAGCATTAGTCTTTAACTtttctttcatacacacactcacacacatacagtacacacacacaaaacacacacacacaggaaagctGAGAGACGAGTATTAAAACCAGTATAACTTTATTTCCCCAAAGGGGGTTTaggaataataattaaaaaagcaGAACACAGACGACCTCCCTGACCCCCTCAGACCACCGACTGGATCTTGTCCACTCGTCTCTCGTCCTCCGAGTAGCGGCGGAACTGCTCGCCGAGCAGCGGCTCCAGGGCCTCGGAGCTGTAGGAGCGCGCCCGCACCGCACACGCCACCACGGCGCCCAACACGGCCACCACCAGCACCGCGGCAACGATCCCTATGGTGATGATCTCAGACAGCGTGTAGGGGCGAGCTATGGGAATCAGAGATCCACGACCAAATGCAGACAtttaggaagagagagaagggaaggccAAAGCTCAGTGCCTACATACTACAGCCTGATCTGGGAGTGTGTATGTAGAGGTCATTTAGGATCCATTTGTGTccatgctgtatgtgtgtgtgtgtgtgtgtgtgtgtatgtgtgtgtgtgtgtgtgtgtgtgtgtgtgtgtgcgtgcgagagtgagtgtgtgtgtgtgtgtgtgtgtgtgtggaggggtgtgtgtgtgtgtgtgtgtgtgtgtgtgtgcgtgtgtgcgcctgtgtgggTGTTGATGTGTGGAGGGGTGTCAGGGTACTCACTGGGCCACTGGACCTCATAGGTGTATCCCAGGTTGTCTGGAGCTGGCACAAACATCTCAGCATTGGTCACCGGCGGCCAGAACGGAACCATGTTAAACTGACGGTTGTGTCCAATAGGAGCATTCTCCTCTGGGTACACCACCccacctgcccacacacacatggggttGAGATGAGGACATTTTTATGCAGTTATGAGTTCTATGTAAGATGTCAGGATAGAtgctgtagatagatagatagatagatagatagatagatagatagagagatagatagatagataggaccAGATCAtaatttcattgtgtgtgtgtaccagggcTGTGTCGTTTCAGCCACTCGTCAAAGATGGCGTCCGTGAAGGTGTGCAGCAGAACGAAGATGGGGTCGTTGGGGGAGAGGTGTGTCTGGCCCCCGGTGCCGTTCAGGAACAGATGGGCCAGGTTATGGAGACTACGCACCACAGGATCATAACCGCCCTGAGGGGCACTGTAgcctgagtacacacacacacacacacacacaccacacacacacgcacacacgcacacaccacacactcacacacacacacacacacacacacaccacacacacacgcacacacgcacacaccacacacacacacacacacacacacacacacacaccacacacacacgcacacatgcacacaccacacactcacacacacacacacacacacacacacacacacacacacacacacaggcagacaaacagacagacaaacatgtAGAGCTTAATCCCACATCTTGTGTCACTTGTCTGATTGTGTAATATATCTTCTGATACAACAAATGTGCTCTATATTTTCATACTGTATATTCTGTATTGTAACACACAGTCAGAGTCATCACAGTCATCACAGTCATCACTTGAGATGATGTTGGGCACTATATTACACAATATCATAGCTTGTGTCCAGTTCCAtgagtgtgtgatagtgtgtgtgtcctgctgccGTGTGCATTACCCTCTAtggtgtgtgatagtgtgtgtgtcctgctgccGTGCGCATTACCCTCTatggtgtgtgttagtgtgtgtcctGCTGCCGTGCACATTACCCTCTatggtgtgtgttagtgtgtgtcctGCTGCCGTGCACATTACCCTCTAtggtgtgtgatagtgtgtgtgtcctatgcCGTGCGCATTACCCTCTAtggtgtgtgatagtgtgtgtgtcctgctgccGTGCGCATTACCCTCTAtggtgtgtgatagtgtgtgtgtcctgctgccGTGCGCATTACCCTCTAtggtgtgtgatagtgtgtgtgtcctgctgccGTGCGCATTACCCTCTAtggtgtgtgatagtgtgtgtgtcctgctgccGTGCGCATTACCCTCTATGGTGTTCCTGAAGCTCTGCGAGGACGTGGAGTAGTAGGGCGGCGTGTCGAAGGCGTTGAGCTCCAGGCAGTCCACCACGTCCTGCGGCTCGGGCAGCCGCTGCACCATGGGGCGCGCCACGTTCCCCGCAGGGTTCCTCTGGATGGGACTGGTCTCCGTGCctggacacacaacacacacggcaCCGGTCAGCGCACAGACttcacctgtctgtgtgtgtgtgtgtgtgtgtgtgtgtgtgtgtgtgtgtgtgtgtgtttcctctggATGGGACTGGTCTCCGTGCCTGGGCACAACACACACGGCTGTCTACTGCACTGCCTTACTAACAgaccacactgtgtgtgtatgtgtgtgtttgtgtctgtctgcctgtgtgtataAAAGTGTTTGCTTTTGTATATGCCcttttgtgtttacctgtgtgtgtgtgtgtgtgtgtgtgcgtgtgtgcgtgtgtgcgtgtgtgtgtgtgtgtgtgtgtgtgtgtgtgtgtgtttgtgtctgtctgcctgtgtgtataAAAGTGTTTGCTTTTGTATATGCCCTTTTGTGtctacctgtttgtgtgtgagtgtgtgtgtgtgtgtgtgtgtgtgtgtgtgtgtgtgtgtgtgtgtgtgtgtgtgtgtgtttgtgtctgtctgcctgtgtgtataAAAGTGTTTGCTTTTGTATATGCCCTTTTGTGTTTCCcttttgtgtttacctgtgtgtgtgtgtgtgtgtgtgtgtgtgtgtgtgtgtgtgtgtgtgtgtgtgtgtgtgtgtgtgtgtgtgtgtgtgtatgtgtgtgtgtctgtctgcctgtgtgtataAAAGTGTTTGCTTTTGTATATGCCcttttgtgtttacctgtgtgtgtgtgtgtgtgtgtgtgtgtgtgtgtatgtgtgtgtgtgtgacggtctACTGAGAACGGTTCCTGTGCTGTACGATTTGTCTAACGGTCTACTGAGAACAGTTCCTGTGCTGTACGATTTGTCTAACGGTCTACTGAGAACGGTTCCTGTGCTGCTGTGCCATGCCAGTGTAACTAATGTAGAGCCCATGAGGCAGTGAGGCCGCCCTGCCCTGAGGCTGTTGGCACTGAGAGCACAGCTGCCTGTGGCCAGCGGAGGTGTTGCTGTGTTTGAGTCTGATGCGTGCTGATCACGCTGACCTCCCCGTGCCCTTATAAGGCCTTCGCTTCAGACACTCAGCCTCTCGCAGTGTTAGGCATTTACAGATAGGCATCTTGTGAGCAACCTCAGAGGTCCTCATCACAGCTACTCACGTGAAAACTTGTGCTAACCCTTGAATAAgctacagctctctctctctctctctctgtgtgtgtgtgtgtgtgtgtgtgtgtctgcgtgtttgGTTGCCCAAAAGAACTCATTGTTTTGTTTGAGCTCATTGCCTGAACCGCAGGCTGTTTAAGTCTGTGATCTGTCACCTGATTTCATAAGCAGTAGGCCCCTCTACTGGTCTGTGAGTGAGCCCAtacatgtgattgtgtgtgtgtgtgagtgtgtgtgtgtgtgtgtgtgtgtgtgtgtgtgtgtgtgtgtgtgtgtgtgtgtgtgtgtgtgtgtgtgagtatgtgtgtgtgcatgtggttgtgCGTGTGAAACTCACTGTTGCAAATGGTGCCCAAGGTGTCGTAGTCGTCCACGCCCTCACAGATCACCCTCCACTGGGCGAAGACGGAGTTGGGGCTCAGGCCCGTGGACTCGAAGCTGCTGCGGGCGCCCATTAGGTCATCAGTGCAGATGTCACATTCACTGCCCCCAATGGCAAAGTTCCAGTAGGGGAGGGCAAATGTCGGGTCCTGAAGCAtttcctagacacacacacacacacaggcgcgcacacacacacacacacacacacacacacacacacacacacacacacacacaggcagacagacagacagacagacaaacatgtATAGCTTAATCCCACATCTTGTGTCACTTGTCTGACTCTATATCTTCTGATACAACAAATGTGCTCTATATTTTCATACTGTATATTCTGTAttgtaacacacacagtcagaatactattttttttgtaacataTTCTGTATTGTAACACACAGTCAGAAAACGAACTTAATTTAAGGTAAATTACCCCAAAATACCCGCAGTGGagataaactctctctctcgctctctctctctctctctctctctctctctctctctctttctctctctctctctctctccctctctcacctgcATGTCTCTCTCCAGGTGCAGCAGGTGATATCTGTGCCAGGTGACGAATCCCGGGCCCTCGTGGGAGAAGTCCACTCCCCCAAAGCTGGGCTGCCCCGCCCCCATGAAGGTTTTCTTGACCGAGAAGAAGTGTGTCCACACAAAGTAATTGTAGATGGTGATGTTCTCGAACTGGGGTGTGTTGCCATCTGGCCCGTAGATGTCCTGGTAGCGGCGCGTGCAGATGACCAGGTCTGGGTGGACAGTGCGCTTAGCCATGTCCAGTGCGTTGACAAACGCTTGTTTTTCAGCACTGCTCATCTGCATCACATTACGACGCACTAAAGGCAAGAACAATTAACACTTACAAATGCTTTATGGGTGATCAGACTAAGGTTTTGTGTGAGTTATATGCAGCCAAATTTAGAGATGGAAATGGTTTTCTAAAAGGAATGTATTGTGATATGCCAGTGATAAAACACATTTCCATGTAGCAtctattctgtattctgtattgTGTAATCTGAGAGGAATCATTCTGCTTGTTTCTGCTCTCCAGGCTCCTGAGGAGGTCAGTGGGAATGAGATTAAGTGCTgctggaggatgagagagaggggaattaTGACTGGAATGTGAGGTGGACATTTTTggcacacaatacacactactTGTGCTCGGGCAAGAACAAATGGGATTTGCTTAATGATTGGATGATGCCAGCTTATATTTTGTAAAacctaaaaaaaatatttgagctATCTGGGCTCAATTGCATACTTTACGGTTTGCAGTTGAGAAAAGACAGATCTGGTCTttgaaaatattattttatttaaacattatcttatttgttcaATATTCACCTTTGCTAGAATATGTATTGTTGAGTGTAAATGACTACATAAACCCACATTAGGATACTGTAATCTGAGACCAAACCCCCCTCTCAGGCATCAGGCATATGATCACACATTTCTGCAGTGATGAAGTCTGCAGTGGTAAAGATCAGTTGATCTGGGCTCATGTGTGGATGCCACAGAGTTGTCTCGGTCACTCTCTCTTACCCACTGTCACGCGCTGGTTACAGTTGGGTCCACTCAAACCGTGTCGGCAGCGTCCACAGTGGTGGCCAGAGAAGTTTCCGGCACACTGACAGGTTTGGTTGAAGAAACGTAGTGGCCAGCGTTCCCGGTCATCGCGCCCATCGTGGGGGTACTGCGGACCATGAGGGCGTCTGTCGGCCACGATAGGCACACATGCACCCCTGCCCTGGCTGGCACCGCACGGATCGTTAGTGCTTCCTGGCGGAGAAGGACAGCACTGGCCGCTCCGCAAACCTTCCGGAGTCACACACTCCCTGGGAAACTGGCAGTACACCAGCGTGGTACTCAGACACACCAGCAACACAGTCCGCcacatgctgcaacacacacacacacacacacacaaagaggattTTACAGAGTCCCTGAGGTAAGACCACACTtctgaaaacacacatacacctctctctctctctcacacacacacacactcacacacacacacacgagttcaCACAGAGTAGCTGAAACAGTGGCTGAAATTTTCCATTGTAACAGGATATTCTCAATACATGTTATTAAATACCAAGATAATATCATGATACACAATCAaaaatgcatgcacaaacacattttgCCCTAAAATATCTTCAAATATTTAGTCCTAAAATTCATAATTGCTCAcaactcctctctcttctctggctatacatatatacattgcTAACAGCAAAGATGCACTGAACCCCTAACAGAACCCAttaacagacacatactgtCATGATGTGTGATTAATCTAACACCTATCATAACAGAAACAGGCTGATCTCATCTACTGTGCAGTTTTGGACCGCATTAAACAACAAAAGTTTCAAAGACTATTCCGGCTGCAAAAGACTCTTCTCTGGTGTTATTCCTTCGCACTGGGTGCAGTCTTCCGTCTAAGTGGAATCTTAGGTTCCTAGTCAGCTCACCTCGGCTCACTCGTACACAACACCAATACAGAGATACAGCAGCTTCTTCTCAGAGAGCCTCCGGTCCACTCCCAGTCATTCAACAAGGCAAAGCCACACACTTGAGAATGTACCACGGCAGTTCAGTTGCTCATCTCATGTGAAGTCCTTTTTGTTTCTTCTCTATCctgctccccctctcttctcttctctctctctctctttctccctttccccctctctttactCTGTTGTATTGTAGTTCCCTGTGAGCGGCCCCTGATCTTTGAGTCTTAAATACCACCGGAGCGCATGATCGCCACGGCTTCTGTGATCCCCTCGTGATTCCAGCTCACCCACCACAAATCTGACCCTTCA of Alosa sapidissima isolate fAloSap1 chromosome 1, fAloSap1.pri, whole genome shotgun sequence contains these proteins:
- the tyrp1b gene encoding tyrosinase-related protein 1b — translated: MWRTVLLVCLSTTLVYCQFPRECVTPEGLRSGQCCPSPPGSTNDPCGASQGRGACVPIVADRRPHGPQYPHDGRDDRERWPLRFFNQTCQCAGNFSGHHCGRCRHGLSGPNCNQRVTVVRRNVMQMSSAEKQAFVNALDMAKRTVHPDLVICTRRYQDIYGPDGNTPQFENITIYNYFVWTHFFSVKKTFMGAGQPSFGGVDFSHEGPGFVTWHRYHLLHLERDMQEMLQDPTFALPYWNFAIGGSECDICTDDLMGARSSFESTGLSPNSVFAQWRVICEGVDDYDTLGTICNSTETSPIQRNPAGNVARPMVQRLPEPQDVVDCLELNAFDTPPYYSTSSQSFRNTIEGYSAPQGGYDPVVRSLHNLAHLFLNGTGGQTHLSPNDPIFVLLHTFTDAIFDEWLKRHSPGGVVYPEENAPIGHNRQFNMVPFWPPVTNAEMFVPAPDNLGYTYEVQWPTRPYTLSEIITIGIVAAVLVVAVLGAVVACAVRARSYSSEALEPLLGEQFRRYSEDERRVDKIQSVV